The window CGACTTTTGCTGAGCTCGAGCGCCGCTTAGGCTTCGAATACAACGGCATGCGTCTGCATGAATTGTATTTCGATAATCTGACATTGAAGCCGGCGGAGCTATCAAGGGGCGGCGGCCTCGAGAACAGCATGCAGCGCTCATGGGGAAGCTTCGATGCATGGCGTGACGAGTTTGCAGCCATGGGTCAGATGCGCGGCGTCGGTTGGGTGATGCTGGCGCAAGATCCCTGGAGCGGCGACCTTTCCAATCACTGGATCGAACTGCACCAGAACGGAAACGTCGCCGGCTTTTCGCCGATCCTCGTGATGGACGTGTGGGAACACGCGTGGATCTACGATTATAAACCCTCCGATCGTGGCGGTTACGTCGAATCGTTTCTTGCCAATGTGGATTGGGCGCTCTGCGAGCAACGCTTGCAGCCCGCGCACTTAGAGGGCACCAAGATAGCCTAGCGGTACTACGGCCGAGTGTTCGATCTGCACGGCCGTGTCGCCGTCATCACCGGCTCGACACGCGGTATCGGTCTGGCTATCGCGCAGCGGATGGCTGAGTTCGGCGCGAACGTCGTCATCTCGAGCCGCAAAGAAGATGCGTGCGTTCAAGTGGCCGATTCGATTACGAAAGCGGGCGGAAGTGCGCTCGCGATTGCGGCCAACATCGGCGATCGTGAGGCGCTGCAGAAACTGGTCGACCGCACCATTGCAAGATGGGGCAAGATCGATATCCTGGTCTGCAACGCAGCGATCAACCCGCACTTTGGTCCGCTGCGCACCATCGAGGATTCCGCGTTCGACAAGATTATGGCCTCGAACGTGCGCAGCAATTTGTGGCTGTGCAACATGGTGATCCCGCAAATGGCCGAGCGCAAGGACGGCGCGGTCGTCGTCATCTCGAGCATCGCGGGACTCAAAGGCAATGCGATGCTCGGTGCTTACGGAATCTCCAAAGCCGCCGAGATCGAACTGGTACGTAATCTCGCGGTCGAATGGGGCCGCGCCAACGTGCGCGTCAACGCGATCGCGCCGTCGATCGTGCGTACCGATTTCGCACGCGCGCTTTGGGAGAATCCCGATACGTACAACGATGCGATCGCGCGTTACCCGCTCGGCCGTATCGGTGAACCGGATGACATTGCCGGCGCTGCGATCTTCCTTGCGTCACGCGCGGGCGCGTTCGTAACGGGGCAAGTGATCGTCGTCGACGGCGGAGTCACGATCGCCGGTTAAGTAAACGTTCCGGCGTTCGTCGCGAGCTTTTCGAGCAGTGGCGAGGGCGTCCAATAGACGCCGTGCGCCTTTTGAAACGCCAGGATGTCCTCGTAAACCGCGCGGAGACCGACGCTCTGCGCATAGCGCAGCGGGCCGCCGCGCCAGGCTGGAAACGCGTAGCCGTATACCCACACGACGTCGACGTCACCGGCCCGAATCGCAATGCCGTCGGCAAGAACGTTGCAGCCCTCGTTGACGAGCGCATAGATGCAGCGCTTGCGAATCTCGTCGTCGGAGATCTCGCGCTGCGTGATGCCGGCTTCACGCGCAGTTGCGCGAATCAGCGCCTCGACTTCGGGATCGGGGACGGGCGCGCGATTGCCGCTTTCGTACTTGTAGAAACCCGACCCCGTCTTTTGCCCGAAGCGGCCGAGCTCGCACAGACGGTCTTGCACTTTCGAATAACGTCCCAGCGGCGGGCGTTCTGCGTTGCGGCGCTTGCGCACGCGCCAACTGATGTCGAGTCCGGCCAGATCGACCATCGCGTACGGACCCATTGGGAAACCGAATTCGCGGATGACGCGGTCGATCTGCTGCGGCGTCGCGCCTTCTTCGAGCAGAAAATCGCCTTCACGGCGGTAATGCGCGAGCATACGATTGCCGAT of the Candidatus Baltobacteraceae bacterium genome contains:
- a CDS encoding Fe-Mn family superoxide dismutase, whose product is MVDQFVFKVRKWNLSGIVGISDKTLETHFGLYEGYIKNTNLLREQIASRTSNGKPKGLDPTFAELERRLGFEYNGMRLHELYFDNLTLKPAELSRGGGLENSMQRSWGSFDAWRDEFAAMGQMRGVGWVMLAQDPWSGDLSNHWIELHQNGNVAGFSPILVMDVWEHAWIYDYKPSDRGGYVESFLANVDWALCEQRLQPAHLEGTKIA
- a CDS encoding SDR family oxidoreductase; this encodes MFDLHGRVAVITGSTRGIGLAIAQRMAEFGANVVISSRKEDACVQVADSITKAGGSALAIAANIGDREALQKLVDRTIARWGKIDILVCNAAINPHFGPLRTIEDSAFDKIMASNVRSNLWLCNMVIPQMAERKDGAVVVISSIAGLKGNAMLGAYGISKAAEIELVRNLAVEWGRANVRVNAIAPSIVRTDFARALWENPDTYNDAIARYPLGRIGEPDDIAGAAIFLASRAGAFVTGQVIVVDGGVTIAG